The DNA segment ACATCGATCGGAGACTCGCTTGACTCCATGGAGGAGGCCTTTCGGCTGGCTCTTAACCGGGCTCGCCTGGTGATCACGACCGGCGGGCTGGGTCCCACCCAAGATGACATCACGCGCAAAGCTATCGTGAGACTGTTCAAACGCAACCTGATCTTCCATCAGGAAATCCTTGACGACATTCGCGCCCGTTTTGCCCGGCGCGGACTTGAAATGCCGGCTATTAACCAAAACCAGGCGTTACTGCCCCAGGGGGCATCGCTGTTCGCCAACAAATATGGTTCGGCCGTCGGCATCTGTATCGCCGAGGAGGGACGCATCTTTATCGCGCTGCCCGGCGTACCCTCGGAAGCCGAACAGATCCTCATTGATGAAGTGGTGCCCTATCTGAAGGGTCTCCAGGTCAACAGGGCCACCAAGACGATCAAACTGCGCACCACCGGCATCTTTGAGTCGAAACTGGCGGAACGAATCGGACATGATCTCAAGCTGGATAGCGGCGTGCGGCTGGCCTATCTGCCGTCATTTGGCGGGGTCGACCTGCGAGTTCTGGCCGCATCTGATGATCGGCAGGATGCCACCGACAAGGCCCATCGACTCGTGCGCCATCTCGAAGAGTCGTGCGGACGATACATCTATGGACGCGACGATGACACGCTTGAAGGTGTCATCGGGCAGTTGTTGATCGATAACGATAAAACGTTGTCTGTCGCCGAGTCTTGCACCGGTGGCCAGTTGGGTCAGTTAATAACATCTGTCAGCGGATCATCCGGTTACTTTCTTGGAGGTGTCATCGCCTACGCCAACCAGGTAAAGCAAGAACAGTTGGGCGTGGATGAAGACATCCTGGAGAAACATGGCGCGGTGTCCGAGCCATGTGCCGTGGCCATGGCTGTCGGGTGTCGCAAATTGCTTGGGAGCGATTACGCTCTCTCCGTTACCGGTGTGTCCGGACCGGCCGGTGGCAGCGAAGAAAAGCCGGTCGGCACCACGTTTATCGGGCTGGCCTCGGCTCATACTTCGTTTGCCCGCAAATTCAACTTCGGAACAAAGCGGGATACCGGACGCTCACGGGCAACCTATGCCGCGCTGGAATTGCTCAGGCGCGAGATTCTCGATATCAAATGATGCGATTGTTTATAGCCTTGCCGCTGGGGGAGGATGCCCGGAGGTATCTTGGCTCGATCATTGATGATCTTAAGCCTTATGCCGATGCCGTCAAGTGGGTGGCGCCCGAGAATGTTCATCTGACGCTCAGATTCCTGGGTGACACCGAGGAACAACGCCTGCCTAAGATTCAGGAACTTCTCGACAAGGTTGTTTCAGGACAGGGTATATTTGAGACCTCTACAGGTCGCCTTGGCGCCTTTCCAAATCTGAGGCGGCCGCGGGTGCTGTGGGTCGGGCTTGACAGAAACGTCGAGATGCTTGAGAAGCTGGCTCGTCAGGTTGAACTGGGTGTGCGCAAGTTGCGCTTTGAAAAAGAGTCAAAAGGTTTCAAGCCGCATCTGACGCTTGGACGAATTCGCAAGCCGCAGGGGTTGGATCAACTGGTCGAACGGATGGAGTCATACACTTTGGAGCCGTTGCCGCTCACGCTGGATCGCATTGTATTGTTCAAATCGACGCTAACACCAAAAGGACCGATCT comes from the Candidatus Zixiibacteriota bacterium genome and includes:
- a CDS encoding competence/damage-inducible protein A translates to MITEIITIGDELITGHTVDTNAALIARHLTDIGFSVKYRTSIGDSLDSMEEAFRLALNRARLVITTGGLGPTQDDITRKAIVRLFKRNLIFHQEILDDIRARFARRGLEMPAINQNQALLPQGASLFANKYGSAVGICIAEEGRIFIALPGVPSEAEQILIDEVVPYLKGLQVNRATKTIKLRTTGIFESKLAERIGHDLKLDSGVRLAYLPSFGGVDLRVLAASDDRQDATDKAHRLVRHLEESCGRYIYGRDDDTLEGVIGQLLIDNDKTLSVAESCTGGQLGQLITSVSGSSGYFLGGVIAYANQVKQEQLGVDEDILEKHGAVSEPCAVAMAVGCRKLLGSDYALSVTGVSGPAGGSEEKPVGTTFIGLASAHTSFARKFNFGTKRDTGRSRATYAALELLRREILDIK
- the thpR gene encoding RNA 2',3'-cyclic phosphodiesterase; this encodes MMRLFIALPLGEDARRYLGSIIDDLKPYADAVKWVAPENVHLTLRFLGDTEEQRLPKIQELLDKVVSGQGIFETSTGRLGAFPNLRRPRVLWVGLDRNVEMLEKLARQVELGVRKLRFEKESKGFKPHLTLGRIRKPQGLDQLVERMESYTLEPLPLTLDRIVLFKSTLTPKGPIYERLHQAMLGQERFGG